The DNA window GCTGCTGTCCCACatccccgcctcctccctctcgtCCTTCTCCTTCAACTCCCTCATCCGGGCGTCGCCTCCCCGCACCGCCCTCCAACTGTTCGACCATATGCGCCGCCGGGGCGTGCACACGGACCGGTACACACTTCCGTTCTTGATCCATGTCTGTTCATCCGGTGATCGCCTTCTCTGCGAATCCCTACACGGGCAAAGTCTCTGCCTTGGTTACGGTTCCACCCTCTTCACGCAGACGGCGCTGATGAACGCCTACTTCGTGTGCCGGTTGTGGGCTGCCGCCCGCAGGGTGTTTGATGAAATGCAGGCGAAGGATGTTGTTGCATGGACGGGCATGGTGTCGGGATACGTGGATTCTGGGATGTTCCTTCGAGGTATCATGGTATTTCAGGAGATGAGAAGCTGCGAGGACGTTGTTAGGCCTAATGTGGCAACAGTTGTGTCGGTTGCTTCTGCGTGTGCTGGATTGGGCTCACTAGAGTATGCCAAGGGACTGCATGGTTATGTCGAGAAGGTGGGATTGGAAGGAGAGTTGATTGTGACAAATGCTTTGATCGATATGTATGGAAAGTGCGGTGGCATTGAGTTAGCTCGtggcttgtttggtttgatgCCTCAGAAGGACCTGCATTCATGGACAGCCGTGATTTCAGGGTTTGCTTCTCATGGCCATGGCAAAGAGGCAGTTGCTTTATTCTTGAGCATGCGAGAGTCAGGAGTATTGCCAGATTCCATTACCTTCGTTGTGGTTCTGTCTGCCTGTAGCCATGCTGGATTGGTGGATGAGGGAATATCTGTCTTCAATTCCATGGAGAATGAGTACAAGGTCACCCCTGATATCAAGCACTATGGTTGCATGGTGGATCTCTTCAGCAGAGCAGGGCTTGTTGCACGTGCTTATCAGTTCATTGAAAGTATGCCTTTTGAGCCAAACCTTGCAATTCTCGGGGCATTATTGAGTGCTTGCAGTATCAACAATGAATTGGATCTTGGGGAACTAGTTATCAAGAAGATTGAGTCTGTTTGCTCGTATAAAGGAGGTACCAGTGTGCTTCTGTCCAACATTTATGCTAACCAAAACCTGTGGCATGAAGTTGATTCTCTTAGAAGGAAGATAAGAAATGACACTATATGCAGAAAACCACCTGGCCAGAGTGTGATTGCAGCGGAAGTTCCTTTCATGGGTTCTTGATCAGGATTTCAACACATCCACTCTCAGTGCAGCTTCTCTCGTTGTTGGGCAGGTAAGGTAACTAgtgatttttctaaaagtaTGCATAACCCAGTGTTGTAAAAGATGAAATACGATATTCGAATGGGGTACTGTCCAATGATTAAGCGGagttatacttatattaacaTATTGATAGTATTTATGGTTATCGATATATCTGAACAGATTCTTGTatcaaaacaacaaattgTACTTGATTATActcctaaaaatataattttgtttctaacTCATATGTCAGAAGGATTGCCTAACCCTTTTTTGCCGCTAACCATTGAAACAAGTATCCAATGAGGTTTAGTTAATGCAATTAAGGTTTAACCTGATGATAATAGGAGGATTACATGACAACAAACAATTAAGTCAGCCGTATTGAAACAAGTATCTAATGAGGTTTAGTTAATGCAATAAATGGCCACTGATCAGCGTTACATGTGTGAATGCCATTCCAACGGACTCATTCTTGACGGtcctgccaccaccaccatatgTGCGGCCGTGTTGTCGGGGGAGTGAGTATATTGGCtaatttttcagctttggttTGTCTCAAGATTCCTATGGCTTGACTGTTAggagaaaaattaattttcagtaAGTAATGCTAGCCCTGTTCTACAATCTTGAATATGAGTATAGTGATTTGTTAATTGGCACCTTGATCCATGTGATGCACCCTTGTATTGATAAGGAAGCAATGTAATCTTTGGAATGGACATGTCTGATTGCCAGAATCTTCTGTACATTGATAGAGGTAACAAGACAAAAATCATTCTTCCAGCAACTTAGGGGAGTTCTCAAGATTGATTTGTAGGTGTGCTATCTTGATCAGCACTAACAAGCTCTGGTGGTACTTGGTGAACCCTAAAATCCTAGCTGTACCTTTTACATGTTCGATTATTTTATGTGTTTATGTTTAGTACTGTATTATGCTCCTGAGATTTTACTTATTCAGCCTCTCAAattctttaaatatttttggtgTAGATTTGAAAAAGCATTTGATTATCTACAATCTCCAATCTCCGATTTATGCCCAGTCCGTTTTGcttcaaatgaagatatggtaACAAAACCTGCTTCACTGATCACTTTCAGGCTCATATGCCATCGTTATTGCTCTTGATTGGCAAATGACAGATTTTCTGAAGCAGCATGGAAGCACACCAACTACCCCTTCTCttttggaaaagaaagaaatatgcCACCTTAATTTATTCTCCGTCCAAAACTAGTGCATACTAAATTGCCGCTACTCCCAGGTGATAATGCTTTCTTGCAGCAATTTTTTGAGATAATACTATGCATTAACCATTGACAAATTACAATGTTGGTGTTTTTGCATTCAGCAAAATGTGTTGCCGAATGATGCCAGCGAAAACTTATTTGCTCCTGCAAGACCCACATCCACATGCCACTCCCGAAAGAAATCAAGGCAGAATGTCAGCCGTAGAGAGGTGTAGAGGCTATTTTCACCGGTAAATCGTCGTCCTAGTTATTTTGGTCTTGAAGGTACTGGCTGATGTGATTTGAACTCTTCTTGATTGATACCAGGTGGCTGGTGGAAAGTGGTGACTGGCGTAGACGTACAGCTACTCCGGCAATGTGTAACCTTCAATTTCTTCCTCCAGAATACAAACACGCGTAAGAAGCTCCCAAGGGTTGTTAGGGGTAAAAAGCTTTCGTGTGCCTGCACTGAAACCAAGAGAACCAAATCATCATTCCCCTGCAACTTTCCAGAATCTAATCTAACCTGGATATCACAGCACTGGGTAAAGGCTATGGATGCCAGTTTCTTCTCCTGTAGAGTATATCTCTTTCTCCATGGATCATGTGGTAAAGGAATCTGGGGCAAGGAAAAGAATGCAAGCAAAGTTGGTGTGGGTCTCGGATTCGCCTTGCCACTTGACCGGCACCCACCGAGGAGGTGCATGCACAGGTTAGCTGCCCATGGCCATGGGCTCCTTGCCTTCCTCCTGGGCCGTGTGGTGGACTGGTGCGGCTCTTCGCGTTGACATAGAGCCTTTGTTCTCTTCCCAGCAACTTTAATAATTCTTAGGGATTGTTTAGTTcgagaaataattttttgagtgtcacatcaaacgtttggCTGGATGTTAGAAGGGGTtttgacatgaatgaaaaaacgaatttcacagctcggctagaaaccgcgagacgaatcttttgagtctaattaatccgtcattagtgcatgtgggttactgtagtacttatggctaatcgtagactaattatgctcaaaagattcgtatcgcggtttctcacataactgtgcagttagttttttgtttcatgctttatttagatgttcaaatattcgatacgatgtttttggaacatttttggaactaaacagggcttTATAAAAATGGTGCTTGAAGAGTGCTTCTATCTTTACCCTTTTAACTATTTAATCTCAAAGCGCTTATTTAATCGGGCGGATCTGTAAAATTTGTACTTGAAAAAAAGATGTGTACATATTGTGATATtgatatatttgtttgatttgatgtGCGGAGATAATATATACAGTGGCTGCTTCGTATTCAAAATTACACGGGGTGAGTAATTGTGCAATTTTGAGTaagtaaacaaaattttaattccgaACTGTTATATCATACCCATACAAGTATCTGGATAAAATGTGAGTCAATCCAGACAAGCATCTGTTTAGATTAATGGTAGAAATTGaactttttttaacaaaaggGCTACATACATTTCTGGGATGATTGTTTTCCCTGAAATAAGCCAAACGATACAtctagaaaca is part of the Oryza brachyantha chromosome 2, ObraRS2, whole genome shotgun sequence genome and encodes:
- the LOC102716477 gene encoding pentatricopeptide repeat-containing protein At4g21065-like; its protein translation is MAPPPPNATALATALPAWAAENALFRRHRRLLPLLLPVASLRALVPLLSHCLVSGLARNPFVASRLLLASSRLSLQFSLLLLSHIPASSLSSFSFNSLIRASPPRTALQLFDHMRRRGVHTDRYTLPFLIHVCSSGDRLLCESLHGQSLCLGYGSTLFTQTALMNAYFVCRLWAAARRVFDEMQAKDVVAWTGMVSGYVDSGMFLRGIMVFQEMRSCEDVVRPNVATVVSVASACAGLGSLEYAKGLHGYVEKVGLEGELIVTNALIDMYGKCGGIELARGLFGLMPQKDLHSWTAVISGFASHGHGKEAVALFLSMRESGVLPDSITFVVVLSACSHAGLVDEGISVFNSMENEYKVTPDIKHYGCMVDLFSRAGLVARAYQFIESMPFEPNLAILGALLSACSINNELDLGELVIKKIESVCSYKGGTSVLLSNIYANQNLWHEVDSLRRKIRNDTICRKPPGQSVIAAEVPFMGS